In the Alkaliphilus flagellatus genome, one interval contains:
- a CDS encoding tyrosine-type recombinase/integrase translates to MEYQRKRIVDIIEDNDLYKTRIKVYSEDNKRDIAIFEIFNNTGVRVSELCSIHIEDVKFTDGQKKATLVVYVGKGRRYREVPLNNDARKAIIEYLAVRPISGEPFLFIGERGPLTRNGVYRILNKYAYHAKIESLHPHMLRHKFAHRLINNGVPESTVGELLGHQDPNSTRVYTSPTQKDKERAVESINSLD, encoded by the coding sequence ATGGAATATCAAAGAAAAAGAATTGTAGATATTATAGAGGACAATGATTTATATAAAACCAGGATAAAAGTTTATAGCGAAGACAATAAAAGAGATATTGCTATTTTCGAAATCTTTAATAACACCGGAGTAAGGGTTTCGGAGCTCTGTAGTATTCACATTGAAGATGTGAAATTTACGGATGGACAGAAAAAGGCTACTCTTGTTGTGTATGTAGGCAAGGGTAGAAGATATAGAGAAGTACCATTAAATAATGATGCTAGAAAAGCAATTATAGAGTACTTAGCAGTAAGGCCTATTAGTGGAGAGCCTTTTTTATTCATTGGAGAAAGGGGTCCACTTACTAGAAATGGAGTATATAGAATTCTAAATAAATATGCTTACCATGCGAAAATAGAGAGTCTTCATCCACATATGCTTCGCCATAAGTTTGCTCATAGGCTAATTAATAATGGAGTACCAGAATCTACTGTAGGAGAACTTTTAGGACATCAAGATCCTAATTCAACAAGAGTTTATACAAGCCCTACTCAAAAAGATAAGGAAAGAGCAGTAGAATCTATTAATTCACTAGACTAG
- a CDS encoding helix-turn-helix domain-containing protein yields MELYHLLIRAKNNDEDAIYEIIKDFDATIKKLSNSLYYEEAETDLIIELLKFIRNIDMKKFKNSTHKQIAKYIHMHLRKRTLDLLKKKESLNIKTLYLI; encoded by the coding sequence ATGGAATTATACCACTTATTGATAAGAGCTAAAAATAATGATGAGGATGCTATCTATGAGATAATAAAAGACTTTGATGCTACCATAAAAAAGCTTAGTAATAGTTTATATTATGAGGAAGCGGAAACTGATTTGATTATTGAACTTCTAAAATTCATACGAAACATTGATATGAAAAAGTTTAAGAATTCAACTCACAAGCAAATAGCCAAGTATATACACATGCATCTGAGAAAAAGAACCCTAGATTTACTTAAGAAGAAAGAGAGCTTAAATATCAAAACATTATATCTAATTTAA